The following coding sequences lie in one Thermosulfuriphilus ammonigenes genomic window:
- a CDS encoding alginate export family protein: MRKGFKTFILALALVLIGAFTAQAVNLEVHGQFGNKIQTTNSTGLITGKTAADQLNNKDLDDTWGELQFRLWTVASSDDGNVKGVWAMEVGTATYGDSTLGFATNATEIENRMMYVDFQLPWFASSNRLAVGLQWVTVNPWLWDETAAGIRNYGSFDLGGTAFAYQIGWMRDDDNSEVRKNDVATPATGNNNDSDYWFARVDFAPKGLPVENLNVGLFAVYNMDATVDQNVWSLGIDGGFAVSGVDVGLNLIYQTGDDDANNKDISAWFFEGSLGYKVTEQMKVAFEFWYASGDDNPNDGDIENYQAIEMHTMGSVVLFEDATFDDGSYVSRNPYLNSLGFIMYRLRADYQATPKLALCAAVNYMQYAEDASNGEDTLGWEIDFYADYELYKGLKLNLAAGYLFADDALDAYGTSPADADDMYRVSAGVTFEF; encoded by the coding sequence ATGAGGAAGGGTTTTAAGACCTTTATTTTAGCTTTGGCCCTAGTGCTTATCGGGGCCTTTACCGCTCAGGCGGTAAACCTTGAAGTCCACGGTCAGTTTGGCAACAAGATTCAAACCACTAACAGCACCGGTTTGATTACTGGCAAGACGGCTGCGGATCAGCTGAACAACAAAGACCTGGATGACACCTGGGGCGAGCTTCAGTTCCGCCTGTGGACAGTAGCCAGCTCTGATGACGGAAACGTAAAGGGTGTGTGGGCCATGGAGGTCGGAACGGCCACTTACGGTGACAGCACCCTTGGCTTTGCCACCAACGCCACGGAGATTGAAAATCGCATGATGTATGTGGACTTTCAGCTCCCCTGGTTTGCCTCCAGCAACCGCCTGGCGGTGGGGCTTCAGTGGGTAACCGTCAATCCCTGGCTGTGGGACGAGACGGCCGCTGGTATCCGTAACTATGGCTCCTTTGATCTTGGCGGAACGGCCTTTGCCTACCAGATCGGCTGGATGAGAGATGATGACAACAGCGAGGTCAGAAAGAACGATGTCGCCACCCCGGCCACCGGTAATAACAATGATAGTGATTACTGGTTTGCCCGGGTGGATTTCGCTCCCAAGGGTCTGCCGGTAGAGAACCTCAATGTTGGCCTCTTTGCTGTTTACAACATGGACGCCACCGTGGATCAGAATGTCTGGTCTCTGGGTATTGATGGTGGCTTTGCTGTCTCCGGGGTAGATGTGGGCCTTAACCTCATCTATCAAACCGGCGACGACGACGCCAACAACAAAGACATCAGCGCCTGGTTCTTCGAGGGCAGCCTGGGCTATAAGGTTACCGAGCAGATGAAGGTGGCCTTTGAGTTCTGGTACGCCTCTGGTGATGACAACCCCAATGACGGTGATATCGAAAACTATCAGGCCATTGAGATGCACACCATGGGGAGTGTGGTCCTCTTTGAGGACGCCACCTTTGATGATGGCTCCTATGTCAGCCGGAACCCCTATCTTAATAGCCTTGGGTTCATCATGTACCGGCTTAGGGCCGACTATCAGGCCACCCCGAAGCTGGCCCTCTGTGCGGCCGTCAACTACATGCAGTATGCCGAAGATGCCAGCAACGGCGAAGACACCCTGGGCTGGGAGATTGACTTCTATGCCGACTATGAGCTTTACAAGGGCCTCAAGCTCAACCTGGCTGCTGGCTACCTCTTTGCCGATGATGCCCTGGATGCCTATGGCACCAGCCCGGCTGACGCCGATGATATGTACCGGGTAAGTGCCGGGGTGACCTTTGAGTTCTAA
- the tsaD gene encoding tRNA (adenosine(37)-N6)-threonylcarbamoyltransferase complex transferase subunit TsaD: MMLILAIESSCDETAAAVVEDGRRALSSVVASQNDLHGHFGGVVPELASRRHLEMIVPVVDEALARAGVGLKEITGLAVTQGPGLVGALVVGFSFAKALAMARGLPLVGVDHLHAHLLAVFLEATPSFPFVALVVSGGHTNLYLVDDFLTYRLLGQTRDDAAGEAFDKVAKLLELGYPGGPIISQIAQKGNPQAIPLPRARVKGAPLDFSFSGLKTAVVHYVRRVKAQGEPLPLADLCASFEAAVVEMLVERTLLAVEQTGVKTVVLAGGVAANPRLRKTLKAAGIKRGLEVFTPSPALCTDNAAMVGVAGYHLHKAGRLLDLEADVYARAKTLRHVSG, translated from the coding sequence CTGATGCTCATTCTGGCCATTGAAAGCTCCTGTGACGAAACAGCGGCAGCGGTGGTTGAAGATGGCCGCCGGGCCCTGTCCTCCGTGGTGGCCAGCCAGAATGATCTCCATGGCCACTTTGGCGGTGTCGTCCCCGAGCTGGCCAGTCGCCGCCATCTGGAGATGATCGTCCCTGTAGTAGATGAGGCCCTTGCCCGGGCCGGCGTAGGGCTTAAAGAAATAACGGGCCTAGCGGTTACTCAGGGGCCGGGGTTGGTAGGAGCCCTGGTGGTGGGGTTTTCATTTGCCAAGGCCCTGGCCATGGCCAGGGGGCTACCCTTGGTGGGCGTAGATCACCTCCATGCCCATCTGCTGGCCGTCTTTCTAGAAGCCACCCCCTCCTTTCCATTCGTTGCTTTGGTAGTCTCTGGAGGTCATACCAATCTTTACCTTGTCGATGACTTTTTAACCTATCGCCTCCTGGGACAGACCAGAGATGATGCTGCCGGGGAGGCCTTTGATAAGGTGGCCAAACTCCTTGAGCTTGGCTATCCTGGCGGCCCCATTATCAGCCAGATAGCCCAAAAGGGAAATCCTCAAGCCATACCTCTGCCTCGAGCCCGGGTTAAGGGAGCGCCTCTTGACTTCAGCTTCTCCGGCCTTAAGACCGCTGTAGTTCACTATGTGCGCAGGGTTAAAGCCCAAGGGGAGCCTCTCCCTTTGGCCGATCTTTGTGCCAGCTTTGAGGCCGCTGTAGTAGAGATGCTCGTTGAACGGACCCTCCTGGCCGTCGAACAAACCGGGGTTAAAACGGTGGTCCTTGCCGGAGGGGTGGCGGCCAACCCCCGGCTGCGCAAGACCCTTAAGGCGGCTGGCATTAAGCGGGGCCTTGAAGTCTTCACCCCTAGCCCGGCCCTCTGCACCGATAACGCCGCCATGGTCGGAGTGGCCGGGTATCATCTCCATAAAGCCGGACGCCTTCTTGACTTGGAGGCCGATGTTTATGCCCGGGCCAAGACTCTCCGCCATGTCTCAGGTTAA
- a CDS encoding YcaO-like family protein, whose amino-acid sequence MEFLKDSFKQTGRKYDKVFTPEETIQRVRRILEERGYKICRDLVRIDKGRLGIPVYISLYSAEAASLTGFHKQMGKGAEPLQAEASALMELVERFSLFSFVKQNKYEVETFSRLGEEAIDLEELFRAVHDEENLSNDRLRELLQEIPFHFTKAYDVRNQKMVSIPFFWFWLIHEYNGSAAGNSLAEAAVQATCELVERHVSSLVTYETLRTPTIHPASLSGSCAELLERFTRLGIKVWLKDFTLGLGIPSVGALAIDPSTYPHRSEIVYTAGTATSPERALIRALTEVAQLAGDFDTDGKYAESGLPKFATLDEAQYVIDTPSLVNLSDLPSVASDNFREEVEALSQALNERGLNLYLVDITHPEIGVPAVYAVIPGCHFRDRTIGIDLPFHLARLLAERRPPAEALKWLGVLDEVCPNRFDIAFYQGVAYEGLGAYDQALASFERALALNPRPEEIANIYCHIGLCHKEKEDYRQAISALEKAASYNNGLKEIFNLKGFCHYKLKEHEAAIACFVKAIEIDPTSAIDYANIGSNFRELGLYREAIRWYETALSLDPGIDFARENLERLKPLIEAQTSHG is encoded by the coding sequence ATGGAATTTTTAAAGGATTCCTTTAAACAGACAGGGCGCAAGTACGATAAGGTTTTCACCCCAGAGGAGACCATCCAGCGGGTCCGAAGGATTCTTGAAGAACGGGGTTATAAAATATGCCGGGATTTGGTGCGTATAGATAAGGGGCGCCTGGGAATACCGGTTTATATCAGCCTTTATTCGGCCGAGGCCGCCTCCCTGACCGGCTTTCATAAGCAGATGGGCAAGGGAGCCGAGCCCCTCCAGGCGGAGGCCAGTGCCCTCATGGAGCTGGTAGAACGCTTCAGTCTCTTTTCGTTTGTCAAGCAGAACAAGTATGAGGTAGAAACTTTCTCTCGGCTGGGAGAGGAGGCCATAGATCTAGAAGAACTTTTCCGGGCCGTTCACGACGAAGAGAATCTTTCAAACGATCGACTAAGAGAACTCCTTCAAGAGATACCCTTTCACTTCACCAAGGCCTACGATGTCCGCAACCAAAAGATGGTCTCTATTCCCTTTTTCTGGTTCTGGCTGATCCACGAGTACAATGGCTCCGCGGCCGGAAACTCTCTGGCAGAAGCGGCTGTCCAGGCTACCTGTGAGCTGGTCGAACGCCACGTCTCTTCGCTGGTCACCTATGAGACCCTGCGCACCCCTACCATCCATCCGGCCAGTCTCTCTGGTAGCTGTGCCGAACTCCTGGAGCGCTTCACCCGCTTGGGGATCAAGGTCTGGCTTAAGGACTTCACCCTCGGTCTGGGCATCCCCTCTGTGGGCGCTCTGGCTATTGATCCGAGCACTTATCCCCACCGAAGCGAAATAGTCTATACCGCTGGCACGGCCACCAGTCCGGAACGGGCCCTTATCCGGGCGCTGACTGAAGTGGCCCAGCTGGCCGGAGATTTTGACACCGATGGCAAGTATGCCGAAAGTGGTCTGCCCAAGTTTGCCACCCTCGATGAGGCCCAGTACGTTATAGACACTCCCTCCCTGGTAAACCTCTCTGATCTCCCTTCGGTGGCCAGCGATAACTTCCGAGAGGAGGTCGAGGCCTTGAGCCAGGCCCTTAACGAGAGAGGGCTCAACCTTTATCTGGTAGACATTACCCACCCAGAAATCGGAGTTCCGGCAGTCTATGCCGTGATCCCTGGTTGTCATTTCCGTGATCGAACCATAGGTATAGACCTGCCCTTCCACCTGGCCCGGCTGCTGGCCGAAAGACGACCCCCGGCAGAAGCCCTTAAGTGGCTGGGGGTCCTGGATGAAGTTTGCCCGAACCGTTTTGATATTGCCTTCTATCAGGGCGTGGCCTACGAAGGCCTGGGGGCCTACGATCAGGCCTTGGCCTCCTTTGAGCGGGCCCTCGCGCTGAATCCCCGCCCGGAGGAGATAGCCAACATTTACTGCCATATTGGTCTCTGCCACAAAGAGAAGGAAGACTACCGCCAGGCCATCTCCGCTCTAGAGAAAGCTGCCTCCTACAACAATGGCCTGAAGGAAATCTTCAATCTTAAAGGCTTCTGCCACTACAAACTTAAGGAACACGAGGCGGCCATTGCCTGCTTTGTAAAGGCTATAGAGATCGACCCCACTTCGGCCATTGATTACGCCAATATTGGCTCTAACTTTCGAGAACTGGGGCTTTATAGGGAGGCCATCCGTTGGTACGAGACGGCTCTTTCACTGGATCCGGGGATAGATTTTGCCCGGGAGAACCTAGAACGGCTAAAACCCTTAATCGAAGCCCAAACGTCTCATGGCTAA
- a CDS encoding radical SAM protein, giving the protein MAKALKDATLLGERARRLREALKACDLCPRECRVNRVQGEVGFCGIGTAPLVSGYMPHFGEEACLVGKKGSGAIFFSGCNLACVFCQTYEISQLRYGEEIDSHRLAEIMLELKKAGCHNINLVTPTHQIPMIVEALAKATDEGLDLPVVYNTGGYDSPKTLRELEGLVDIYLPDFKVWSTEVARRFLKAENYPEVAREAILEMHRQVGDLEIGPDGLARKGLLVRHLIMPEGIAGSFEILRFLAEEVSPRTYVNLMGHYHPEWQAKDYPPLDRTIYQEEFEAVWQYAQKLGLRLDTTHLPLLKALWQAGQVSLDIQGGL; this is encoded by the coding sequence ATGGCTAAGGCCTTAAAAGACGCGACACTTCTGGGAGAAAGGGCTCGTCGGCTACGAGAAGCCCTCAAGGCCTGTGATCTCTGCCCCCGGGAGTGTCGCGTAAATCGTGTCCAGGGGGAGGTGGGATTTTGCGGCATTGGGACAGCCCCCCTTGTCTCGGGGTATATGCCCCACTTTGGTGAAGAGGCCTGTCTGGTAGGGAAGAAGGGATCAGGGGCTATCTTCTTTAGTGGCTGTAATTTGGCCTGCGTTTTCTGTCAGACTTACGAGATCAGCCAGTTGCGCTACGGAGAAGAGATCGACTCCCATAGGCTCGCCGAGATAATGCTCGAACTCAAAAAGGCCGGATGCCACAACATCAATCTGGTGACTCCTACCCATCAGATCCCCATGATTGTCGAAGCCCTAGCCAAGGCTACGGACGAGGGGCTTGATCTTCCTGTGGTCTACAACACCGGAGGCTATGACTCACCGAAGACCCTTAGAGAGCTTGAAGGCCTGGTGGACATCTACCTTCCGGATTTCAAGGTCTGGAGTACCGAGGTCGCCCGAAGGTTTCTTAAGGCCGAGAATTATCCGGAGGTAGCACGCGAGGCCATCCTGGAAATGCACCGTCAGGTCGGTGACCTGGAGATCGGACCAGATGGTCTGGCCCGCAAAGGTCTGCTGGTGCGCCACCTGATTATGCCCGAGGGGATTGCTGGCTCTTTTGAGATTCTCCGGTTTCTGGCCGAAGAGGTCTCTCCCCGAACCTACGTCAATCTCATGGGACACTATCATCCGGAGTGGCAAGCCAAGGACTACCCCCCCCTTGACCGAACCATCTACCAAGAAGAGTTTGAGGCGGTCTGGCAATATGCTCAAAAGCTCGGCCTGAGGCTGGACACAACCCATCTTCCTCTTCTGAAAGCTCTCTGGCAAGCCGGACAGGTCTCGCTTGACATTCAGGGGGGGCTATAG
- a CDS encoding TusE/DsrC/DsvC family sulfur relay protein → MPTIEYKGKTFEVDEDGFLVKGLEEWCQEWVEYVKELEGIEELTEDHWKVINVLQDYFKKNGIAPMVRVLSKVTGYPLKKIYELFPSGPGKGACKMAGLPKPTGCV, encoded by the coding sequence ATGCCGACCATTGAGTACAAAGGAAAAACTTTTGAGGTCGATGAAGACGGGTTCTTGGTAAAAGGTCTTGAGGAGTGGTGCCAGGAGTGGGTTGAGTATGTAAAAGAGCTTGAGGGCATTGAGGAGCTCACTGAGGATCACTGGAAGGTTATCAACGTCCTCCAGGATTACTTTAAAAAGAACGGCATTGCTCCCATGGTGCGGGTTCTTTCTAAGGTTACCGGCTACCCGCTGAAGAAGATCTATGAGCTCTTCCCCTCTGGCCCGGGTAAGGGAGCCTGTAAGATGGCCGGTCTTCCCAAACCGACTGGTTGTGTCTAA
- the rsmA gene encoding 16S rRNA (adenine(1518)-N(6)/adenine(1519)-N(6))-dimethyltransferase RsmA — MNPRKILQKYGLSPQKSLGQNFLVDVNLARRLVALSDLPPQATVIELGAGLGALTLALAEASERVIAYEIDKGLIKALKAEGLPDNVCLRQGDILKLDWADLARELDQKLIIFGNLPYYLTSPLLFSLLKARKHLSFCTFMVQKEVADRLLASPGSRKYGLLSVFLGVWAEIRALMNLSPRCFWPPPKVSSTAIKITFRLPDRRPKDEQWFMTLVKVAFSQRRKTLANALKSLGIPRQKTEAALISLGLPVNIRPEALSPTDFVDLSEKLTPIFDQNGRV, encoded by the coding sequence ATGAATCCCCGGAAGATTCTCCAAAAATACGGCCTGAGTCCCCAAAAATCTCTGGGACAAAATTTCCTGGTAGACGTCAATCTGGCCCGCCGCCTGGTGGCCCTCTCGGACCTTCCTCCCCAGGCCACAGTTATCGAACTAGGAGCTGGCCTGGGAGCCCTAACCCTGGCCCTGGCCGAAGCCTCTGAAAGGGTAATCGCCTATGAGATAGACAAAGGCCTCATTAAAGCCCTCAAGGCTGAAGGGCTCCCAGACAACGTCTGTCTCCGCCAAGGAGACATCCTTAAGCTTGATTGGGCAGACCTGGCCCGGGAGCTTGACCAGAAGCTTATTATCTTTGGCAACCTTCCCTATTATCTTACCAGTCCTTTGCTTTTTTCTTTGCTTAAAGCAAGAAAACACCTCTCCTTCTGCACCTTTATGGTCCAGAAGGAGGTCGCCGATCGCCTTCTGGCCTCTCCAGGAAGCCGCAAATACGGCCTTCTTAGCGTCTTTCTCGGAGTCTGGGCTGAGATCCGGGCCTTAATGAACCTTTCCCCGAGATGTTTCTGGCCCCCTCCCAAGGTTTCCAGCACGGCCATCAAAATCACCTTTCGTCTGCCAGACCGCCGCCCCAAAGATGAACAATGGTTCATGACCCTGGTCAAAGTGGCCTTTTCCCAGAGACGCAAAACCCTGGCCAACGCCCTTAAGAGCCTGGGAATTCCCCGCCAAAAGACCGAGGCTGCCCTCATCTCCCTGGGGCTTCCGGTCAACATCCGGCCTGAGGCCCTGAGCCCGACCGACTTTGTCGATCTTTCCGAAAAACTCACCCCAATCTTTGACCAAAATGGTCGGGTATGA
- a CDS encoding argininosuccinate synthase, translating to MKPRKIVLAYSGGLDTSVILRWLKETYQCPVVAYCADIGQKEDWEAIKQKGLATGAEEVIIRDLKEEFVADFVFTALKANVIYEGGYLLGTSLARPLIAREQIAVAKEVGADAVAHGATGKGNDQVRFELTYMALAPEISIIAPWRQWPFKGREDLINYAQRHGIPVPVTKEKPYSMDANLFHISYEGGILEDPWTEPPEDMFQMTVSPEKAPDSPEYLEIDFENGIPVAINGEGLSPARLLARVNEIAGRHGIGRIDMVENRFVGIKSRGVYETPGGTLLHLAHRALEHLTMDREVMHLRDSLVPRLAELIYYGFWYSPEMETLRAFVEETQKGITGCVRLKLYKGSAWVVGRRAPRSLYLPELATFEADTLYNQKDAEGFIRLQGLRLKVQAMVRRRQTL from the coding sequence ATGAAACCGCGAAAGATCGTCCTTGCCTACTCAGGGGGGCTGGATACCTCGGTCATCCTCAGGTGGCTCAAAGAGACCTACCAGTGCCCTGTGGTGGCCTACTGTGCCGACATTGGCCAAAAGGAAGACTGGGAGGCCATAAAACAAAAGGGCCTGGCCACCGGGGCAGAGGAGGTCATTATCAGAGACCTCAAGGAAGAGTTTGTCGCTGATTTTGTTTTCACCGCCCTTAAGGCCAACGTCATCTACGAAGGAGGTTACCTCCTGGGAACCTCTCTGGCCAGACCCCTTATCGCCCGGGAGCAGATAGCCGTGGCCAAGGAGGTGGGGGCCGATGCGGTAGCCCACGGGGCCACCGGAAAGGGGAACGATCAGGTTCGCTTTGAACTCACCTATATGGCCCTGGCCCCGGAGATAAGCATTATCGCTCCCTGGCGCCAGTGGCCCTTTAAAGGTCGAGAGGATCTTATCAACTATGCCCAAAGGCATGGGATTCCCGTGCCAGTAACCAAAGAAAAACCCTACAGTATGGACGCCAATCTATTCCATATCAGTTACGAGGGGGGAATCCTGGAAGACCCCTGGACCGAACCCCCTGAAGATATGTTCCAGATGACGGTCTCCCCGGAGAAGGCCCCGGACAGCCCGGAATACCTGGAAATAGATTTTGAAAACGGCATTCCGGTAGCAATAAATGGCGAGGGACTGTCTCCAGCCAGGCTTCTAGCCAGGGTTAACGAGATCGCCGGACGCCATGGAATTGGTCGAATAGATATGGTCGAGAATCGCTTTGTGGGTATAAAAAGCCGGGGGGTATACGAGACTCCGGGGGGAACTCTCCTTCATCTGGCCCACCGGGCCCTAGAACACCTCACCATGGACCGAGAGGTGATGCACTTAAGAGACAGCCTCGTCCCTCGTCTGGCTGAGCTTATCTATTACGGCTTCTGGTATTCCCCGGAGATGGAAACCCTTCGGGCCTTTGTCGAAGAGACACAGAAAGGAATCACCGGATGCGTGCGTCTTAAACTCTACAAGGGTAGTGCCTGGGTGGTGGGGAGAAGGGCCCCCCGTTCCCTATACCTCCCGGAGCTGGCCACCTTTGAGGCCGACACCCTTTACAACCAGAAGGATGCCGAGGGCTTTATCAGGCTTCAGGGGTTAAGGCTCAAGGTCCAGGCCATGGTTAGGAGGCGCCAGACCCTCTGA
- the recG gene encoding ATP-dependent DNA helicase RecG — translation MAFRSFLERLKKPLLLATRDHFSRLPRIKGLEEAICHLIDTAPPEVKGLSWAAPILKELKGLFEAFEKASPAEKKARLEQALALVADLEAGPAFLEEESPLPDEAKWRHMRLELARPLQYLKGVGPRLAAKFASRGINTIEDLLFFFPRAYEDRRQFAPIGSLRPGDRATVRGEILLSGAIQYRRRRVYEVVISDGTGTLSAKWFHFREADLRHSFTPGRQVIFSGEIRLFASRKEIIHPEVEFPEASDIELHVRRIVPVYPQIEGVSAKVIRRIIREALEKYGPMVHNFIPDDVRRRRRLLSLSRAIKGLHFPREDDDLQALNTGRSPYHRALAFDELFFLELGLALRKRSYGLEEGIAFQPESQLVRHFLKGLPFRLTRAQERAFEEIRQDMTRPVPMNRLLQGDVGCGKTVVAFLAALLAVDNGYQVAIMAPTEILAEQHYLNFRQMAGLAGVNIELLTSSRPPKEKRAIYEGLAKGYIQVAVGTHALIQKEVHFARLGLVIIDEQHRFGVLQRAALREKARICPDTLVMTATPIPRTLSLTLYGDLDVSIIDELPAGRKPVITKVFRGRERRAAYELVRQELAKGHQAYVVYPLVEESEKMDLLAATESAHYLQKEIFPDYPVGLLHGKMRPAEKEAVMSAFKAGEIKILVATTVIEVGIDVPQATVMVIEHAERFGLSQLHQLRGRVGRSHRASYCLLIAYRVARGSEAARRLAVMCQTNDGFRIAEEDLKIRGPGEFLGTKQSGFPEFKRADLIRDYKILLEARQEAFSLIERDPDLSRPEHKMLKRILYERWAERLALAEVA, via the coding sequence ATGGCCTTCCGCTCTTTTCTTGAAAGGCTTAAAAAACCCCTTCTTTTGGCCACCAGAGACCACTTTTCCAGGCTTCCCAGGATAAAGGGGCTTGAAGAGGCCATCTGCCACCTGATAGACACTGCTCCACCAGAGGTAAAAGGGCTTTCCTGGGCCGCTCCTATCCTTAAGGAACTAAAGGGGCTCTTTGAGGCCTTTGAGAAGGCCTCTCCGGCCGAAAAGAAGGCCCGTCTCGAACAGGCCCTGGCCCTTGTCGCCGATCTTGAAGCCGGACCGGCCTTTCTTGAGGAGGAATCCCCCCTGCCAGATGAAGCTAAATGGCGTCATATGCGCCTTGAGCTGGCCCGTCCCCTTCAGTACCTTAAGGGGGTTGGTCCCAGACTGGCGGCCAAATTTGCCTCAAGGGGGATCAACACCATAGAGGATCTGCTCTTCTTTTTCCCCAGGGCCTATGAAGACAGGCGTCAGTTTGCCCCCATTGGATCTCTCCGCCCCGGGGATCGGGCTACAGTCCGGGGAGAAATCCTCCTGTCTGGAGCCATCCAGTATCGACGCCGACGGGTCTATGAGGTGGTCATTTCCGACGGCACGGGAACCCTTTCTGCTAAATGGTTTCATTTCCGGGAGGCCGATCTCCGGCACTCCTTTACCCCGGGACGTCAGGTCATTTTTTCGGGAGAGATCCGACTTTTTGCCTCCCGCAAAGAGATAATCCATCCTGAGGTAGAGTTCCCTGAGGCCAGCGACATCGAGCTCCATGTCCGCCGCATTGTCCCTGTTTATCCCCAGATAGAGGGGGTCTCGGCCAAGGTAATCCGCCGGATCATCAGAGAGGCGTTAGAAAAGTACGGCCCTATGGTCCATAATTTCATCCCCGATGATGTCCGGCGCAGGCGGCGCCTCTTGAGCCTTTCTCGGGCCATAAAGGGCCTGCATTTCCCCCGAGAAGACGACGATCTTCAGGCCCTCAACACCGGTCGCAGCCCTTACCACCGGGCCCTGGCCTTCGATGAACTTTTCTTCTTGGAGTTGGGGCTGGCCCTACGCAAGAGAAGCTATGGCCTTGAAGAGGGGATAGCCTTTCAGCCGGAGAGCCAGCTGGTTAGGCACTTTCTCAAAGGGCTCCCCTTTCGGCTCACTCGCGCCCAGGAGAGGGCCTTTGAGGAGATCCGCCAAGATATGACCCGACCCGTCCCCATGAATCGCCTTCTTCAGGGAGATGTGGGCTGCGGCAAGACGGTAGTAGCCTTCCTGGCCGCCCTATTGGCGGTGGACAATGGCTATCAGGTGGCCATTATGGCCCCCACGGAAATCCTGGCCGAACAGCATTATCTAAACTTCCGCCAGATGGCCGGTCTGGCCGGGGTAAATATTGAATTACTTACCAGTAGCCGCCCCCCTAAAGAAAAAAGGGCCATTTACGAAGGCTTAGCCAAGGGCTACATCCAGGTGGCTGTCGGAACCCACGCCCTCATCCAAAAGGAAGTTCACTTTGCCCGCCTGGGTCTGGTAATCATTGACGAGCAGCACCGCTTCGGAGTCCTCCAGCGGGCGGCCTTAAGGGAGAAGGCCCGGATCTGCCCGGACACTTTGGTAATGACGGCCACTCCCATTCCCCGGACGCTCTCTCTTACTCTTTATGGAGACCTTGACGTCTCCATCATTGATGAGCTTCCGGCTGGCCGAAAACCGGTAATCACCAAGGTTTTCAGAGGGCGGGAGCGACGGGCCGCCTATGAACTGGTGCGCCAAGAATTGGCCAAAGGGCATCAGGCCTATGTGGTTTATCCCCTGGTGGAGGAGTCAGAGAAGATGGATCTTCTGGCGGCCACCGAAAGTGCCCACTATCTCCAAAAAGAGATCTTCCCTGACTATCCTGTGGGGCTTCTTCACGGCAAGATGCGCCCAGCCGAAAAGGAAGCGGTTATGAGTGCCTTTAAGGCGGGAGAAATCAAGATTTTAGTGGCCACCACCGTGATTGAAGTGGGAATAGACGTCCCTCAAGCTACAGTAATGGTCATTGAACATGCCGAACGTTTCGGGCTCTCTCAGCTCCACCAGCTCCGGGGACGGGTAGGACGAAGCCACCGGGCCTCATATTGCTTGCTTATTGCCTACCGGGTGGCCAGGGGTTCGGAAGCCGCCCGAAGGCTGGCGGTCATGTGTCAGACTAATGACGGTTTTCGTATCGCCGAAGAAGATCTTAAAATTAGGGGGCCAGGCGAGTTCTTAGGGACCAAACAGAGTGGCTTCCCAGAATTTAAGCGAGCCGATCTCATCAGAGACTACAAGATACTCCTTGAGGCCCGTCAGGAGGCCTTCTCCCTTATTGAAAGGGATCCGGATCTTTCCCGCCCCGAGCACAAGATGTTAAAAAGGATCCTTTACGAAAGATG
- a CDS encoding DUF2062 domain-containing protein, producing the protein MPGPRLSAMSQVKPPLRPFRPPAPNILRFLRYHYLRLLRLRADSRMLARGVALGIFVGLTPTIPFHTALIILTAPLIRANLVAALASALWVSNPFTIPIHYGLAWWLGRRILPLDVGREDLSFWIKHLQEGGFFEAARALFHLGGQTLLILQVGGLVLAIFPSVLAYLLVQRFLQKRYPSRG; encoded by the coding sequence ATGCCCGGGCCAAGACTCTCCGCCATGTCTCAGGTTAAACCCCCTCTCCGACCGTTTCGACCTCCAGCCCCGAATATTCTTCGTTTTCTTCGCTATCACTATCTACGTCTTCTACGGCTCCGAGCCGACAGCAGGATGCTGGCCCGCGGCGTAGCTCTGGGGATCTTTGTGGGGCTGACACCCACCATCCCCTTCCATACCGCCCTCATCATCCTTACGGCTCCTCTTATTCGGGCCAACCTCGTCGCCGCTTTGGCTTCGGCCCTCTGGGTAAGTAATCCTTTTACCATTCCCATCCACTACGGCCTGGCCTGGTGGCTGGGCAGAAGGATTCTGCCCCTTGACGTCGGGAGGGAGGATCTTTCTTTTTGGATAAAACATCTCCAGGAGGGAGGGTTCTTCGAGGCCGCCAGAGCCCTCTTTCATCTGGGAGGCCAGACCCTGCTCATCCTCCAGGTGGGAGGCCTGGTCTTGGCCATCTTTCCTTCGGTTCTGGCCTATCTTTTGGTGCAACGTTTCCTCCAGAAAAGGTACCCCTCCAGAGGATGA